Genomic DNA from Bemisia tabaci chromosome 2, PGI_BMITA_v3:
ATCATCAAAAGAGCAGAGTATTTACGTTGGAAGTTCAGAGATCAGCAACAGGTGAATTTTTCTCCTGTCTAATATCTACCGCTCTTCACAATTTGGGGCCACATTGTTTTCAGTTAATTATTTCTGTGCTATCCTAAACTTAAAATTCAACCTGTTAGTATATTAGATGTTAGACAATATTCTTTCTTTTGGGACAAAGGTGTCATGAGGTGTACTTTTTGACAATTatatttgagaggaaaaatcgcaggatgaaatgaaaaattttctctcaaagaaatatgtattttactCTTTAAAAGATTTCCAGAACTTCTAAACTGCAGCTTTTTTCTAACAGAAACTGAGATTCTATCCCTCGCTAAATGAACCATCTCATCACCTTTCATAGTTGTTGGAAGGCTATTACCTGTATTAGTTTCAGTAGGTATCAAGTGAATACACAAATTTTTGTTTGCTCCTTTCCCTATCAGCCAGTGTCCCTCTcccaatttattttcattaattccattttttattgaaCAAGATAACTACTCAGTAAATATTTCTGCAATAAGTTCCATCACCAATTGATGCGTGGGTGTgctgctaatttttatttttatagagGAAAGTAATGGATGATTTCTgttctgttttttatttttttgttttagaaaaatctaaaatcatagagaatattctgtaaaaatttcgacgAAATGAGTGCATTTGATTGGAGTAAAATGTCGGCAAAAATTCTGAGACACTGTAACAGAGAAATGGCTATCGTGTCTCTTGTTAAATTTGATGAGGAATCCATCAAAATGCGTCTGTAAATGTTCAGAATTGAGATTAACAAAATTTTGTTCCCATGAACTTCACATCTAATCTCCAGAATGCTTAAATCTTATACATGTGTATATTTTAGGAGAGCGGAAAATGATTTCTTAGTCCATGATACTTTATTTTCATGCGTCATCAtgatagtattttttttttttctaggtaaCTCTACCTATTGAAGCATCTCTGAGTCCTCATGATCCCCTCGCCAAATGGGAGGACCATGAAGCTTGCTGGCAAATGCAGTACAGAGGCTCCTTGGGTGAAACCTTATTACACGTCTTGATAATCTGTGACACAAAAACCAACACTCGCCTGGCCCGCACATTGCTTAAGTGCTTCCCTCGATTGGCTCAAGATATTGTAGAAGGAGAAGAGTATCTTGGTAAGAGTTGTAATTATTATTTAAACAATTCTCATAGATCCATGAATGGACAGTATcactccaaaaaaagaaaaaataaagaatgctACAAGTGTTGGCAGCTCCTTCTTTTCTAGTACTGTCTGAGTCTTCAAAGGAGTGTGGTTGTCAGCTTGTATCCATGGTAAAAGTTTTCCATCATTTAGAGTCTCTCGCATATCTTTCAAGATCAGGGAAATAAgtgaaataacatttttttggcaaaactaTAATTCTCATGACAAGAATTAAGAATCTATCCGCTGCTGGAAGTAGAGATTAAACTTGCCGTTTTATGTATCATCAACAAATATAAGCGTAAAAATACTTTTGCACAGCATAGAGAATCCATTATGGGGTTGTCTcatcagttttaaaaattataatcaaCTAATCATCGAtttaactcaaatttttcttcttcaggtGCCAGTGCTCTTCATCTTGCTATTGCATACAATAATAACGAATTAGTCCAGGATTTGGTAGAAGCAGGAGCAAATGTCAATCAAAGAGCAATAGGTGAATAAATGAATCATCTAATACCTGAAAAACTTTGATGAGCACTCATTCCCATGAATCCAGTGTTGCTTCCTATGCATACATTCATGACCAAGCCCTAAAGCCTAGCTCTCAACTCAATGTTGTGAATTTTCTAGCATTTTTTATTCTCaagtcaaaaattgaccaaCGTCCTTTCTCAACaacttttttaatgtttaattttttcttattcctaTGTGAAAAAAACTCAGTAAAAATGTCCAACTGTAAAATTGGTTAACTTCTCTTTTAAACAACATGAAAAGAGcatagaaaatttgaaatgattttGATGTGCATTTTAgagtttacattattttttgtaGACGACAAGCAAACCCATCGGTTAAGTACCAAAGTCACAGGAACTAACTAGGTATTTGAGGAGTTCCACTGTTATTCCTTaataacaaaatattttaaaataataagtttGTTAATATCAGATTTGGCTGAGTTAACCACTTTCAACATCATCTTTACTTCTTCCAACATTGTTTACTATCTTCTGATCTCACATTGACATTATTCTCACTAGAAACCTCTTCTGAGTTAGCTCAGAAGgtatacattttttcttgaattagaTCCAAATCATTGTCTTACATtctgaattttcctgattttgcaGGTAGCTTTTTCCTGCCCAAAGATCAGCAAAGACCGAGACCTGCTAAACACACAGATTACGAAGGTTTGGCTTACCTCGGAGAATTTCCTCTTTCGTGGGCAGCCTGTTGCGCCAATGAATCAGTTTACAATCTACTTCTGGATTCAGGAGCCCATCCAGACATGCAGGACACTTTTGGGAATATGATTCTGCACATGGTTGTCGTTTGTGACAAGTTGGTAAGAATTAAAACTTGtgtcaattaaatttttcatcttattttatctttaaagaaaaagaagaagaaatacaTTTGACTGCAACTGTGTCATGGGTATTAGTCCTCATAGTTGATAATTGTGTTTCCGGTAGGAACTGTGAAAAGAGGAAAGTACAAGTAGGCATTTTGGCAATAATTTGACCCCAAGACACAAAAAATCACGAAGCTCTTCCCTTAAAGTGCAAGAACTGCAAAATTTAACTTTAGAGTACATGTAAAAATTCCAGAAGGCCCCCTTTTCCAAATACTTACTTGTTTTCAGAAGAAAGTACTCTTTTTGGTACTGGAGTCATCCAATATGGCCTTTTACATCACGTATAATGTGGAGAACATATTATTTCcccatattatttttattattattgtaTTCTATGTACATTTTTATATGCTCTCCTTGTTTTGAAGTGAAAGCAAGAGATAATGTGATCAGGGAAAGCTAACCGCATCACAAAGTTAACAGAGGCCCATGCAGGAAACAATATTTCTTTATTCTTACAGATGTCGGAAggcattttccatcaaaaatttaATCTTGATAATTTTAACAATCTCCTTTGCTCTATATTGCACTTCTGAACAGTTTTCACGTAGAAGACAATAAGCTTACTCGCAGATTCAGGCACCAATTCTGATGTCTTTTCCTATCTCTAAGTTCAGTTTCTCTCAATGGCAAGATAAAAAAGGGACTGTAACAAATCGTCATCCCTCTTCCAGAGAGAAGGAtacataattattattttttgtctcCAGGACATGTTTGGTTATGCTTTGAGACATCCAAAACTGCCAGCCAGTAATGGTATTACCAACACAGCTGGTCTCACGCCTCTCACATTAGCCTGCAAGTTGGGCCGTGCAGaagtttttcgtgaaatgttaGAACTGAGCGCAAGGGAATTTTGGAGGTATAGCAACATAACATGCTCAGCGTACCCTTTAAATGCTCTGGATACCCTGTTACCTGATGGACGAACTAGTGAGTATTATGTatacttctttcatttttctcttcacAAAGGAAAATGTAGGGAGATATGAATACCAGAATGGCCCTTATTTCatgattattcaaaattttattggaacgaatgtgcaatttttaactttttggtgtatgatgaagagaaaaaataagttttagcAATGTCATATCACCCCTTAATAGTTATACTGTTGGAGCAAACTGCAAATTGTATTTTCGTACGACTAAGCCAAAGTTTCGGCATTAAGTTGGTgactgaaacttttgaaattcgacttttaaatacactttaatttattttgctccTATCCTCTATTATTATTCTAGACTGGAATTCTGCTCTGTTCATCATTCTTAATGGTACCAAAGAAGAACATCTAGACATGTTAGATGGTGGAATCATTCAACGATTACTGGAGGAAAAGTGGAAAACGTTTGCAAGAGTAAGTTTAGTTTACTATTTTCTGATAGCAGTAGTATTAAAAGCACATTGGtaatattgaaaaatcatttgctCAAGCTTCAAAGTAATGAAATTAGTATGCATgggaaaatattttctaataAAGCTCATGACTTTTAACAGTTTTTCCTTTTACTTTAAATCTTATTAAAGTGAATGAGCTCTTTTATCAGACTGTGATAGAAGCTCCAGGATAGATAATCTGCAGATATATTACAACTTATCTCTTTTCCTGGTATcagttgttgttgttatttactcgttattttttattggagaaatcttcatttttttggtgaGCTCAGCAAAAAGTATCTAAAATCTGAATAATTATTTGCTCCTTTGTCAATGGCTAGCTTACTCAGAAAAGAACAGAAAATTGAACTTCAAATAATGTGCAAAATTGATGCGTAAGCAGGCAATGGAAACATTTTCCCTCATTAGGTTCCCATTAAAGAAAAGTTAAGGAGcccaataattttcaaaaatgtttgtagaaatgagcattattcaaaatttgtatttctgGCACTGTGAGTAATACTTTTTGCACTGTAGATGACACCTTAgctatcttggtaaaatcaattactttaaaaattaatattaggTTTTTAGTCAGGAGTTTCGGTGCAAGGTTAGCAACATTTGCTCATTGACTGTTTCAGCGCCAGTTTTTAAAGCGGCTGGCAATTTTGTTTCTCCACCTTCTCATGCTAAGTATGGCCGTATACCTGAGACCAGTGGACAGGGAGCAGCCTCTTATAGGAGGAGATGACTGGTCAGATATTGCGCGATACGGTTTTGAAGTTGGCACTATCATGGGCGTTTTATCGTATCTAGTTGTACAACAAGGTGGGGAGATTAAGAATCAAGGTCTTGGAAGTTTTTTGAAGCAATTGGTAAGAagcattcttatttttttttgtttttggtcgCTGTATCTGAATCAGCAGCCTCAAACAGGGATAGAATGATGTTGTGTCAGCTAAGTGCCGgataggaaaagaaaaaacattgttaTTTGTGAGTGGAAAATCTTACATTTTATCAAACcaatatcaaaatttttcagtgtttcGGGGCAAGCGTCAGTGCCAGATGTTGAAAGTGCGCCACAATACCTGTTCATAGATGATATTAACTAATAATCTCAAGGCAAGTTTATTTTGTCTATGAATTTACGTAATTCCTTACTCTTGACCTTAATGACAAAGCAAAGACACCAAAAGCTTTGATAGTTAaggttctcttaaaatttactcaTGTTTTTTTATTGAGCATTTGACTACCACGCTGCTATTCTTTCTCTGTCGAAGATTGTTAACTCAGATTCAGTgctcaaaaagaaaacaataaaataacattaaaatttacactaatACTAAACTTAATACTAAATGTAAGTTATCACTTCATACTAAATTTTATACTAAATTTTCCTTTATATTACATTTTCTTTCGCAATTATAGGCTTACTCTTCATCAAACATGTTTTACTACCTGAAACATTCTCAGAATGTTTTCTAACCACTGGCTCATAGAGGCTTAGAACGATTCATCGAAGATTTGTTTTCCAATCTTATAATTTTCAATGAGagtctacccccccccccctccaacttCCGATATTTATCCTCCAGAAATGCAATTATTGCGATTTAGGCTGAGTTTAATAGAAATGCATAAAGTTACATTTTAGACGGCAATTAGTTGttagtttattttaaatttaaacagTCATGCATGCATTTACTCCTGTTGAGAACTTCAAGTCAAGTAAAAAGTATTTCAAACGTGAAACTAGCCTTGAAACTTTTTCCTTAACATCAAATCtcataaaacttcaaacctcttttctccattcaaacttGATGCGGGGTGCACTTTGATTAAACTTGGTCCATTTGTTTCCTCCAAACGAAAGTAGCATTATCACCACTGATCAGGTACATATGACAATTTTCTGATCTTATTGtatgttttatttgttttacaGATGGCAGAACCAGCCAAAGCAATATTCCTTGTTTCAAATCTTCTAATTCTGGCTTGCATCCCTTTTCGGATGGCAGGGGACTCGCAAACAGAAGAGGCTATTTTAATTTTAGCCGTTCCTGGGTCATGGTTTCTACTAATGTTTTTTGCTGGGTTCGTAAATTTCTACCTCTTTCAGATAAATTCTCTATCGgtccaataaaaaaattgttgaaaattgaaaagttgaaCATCGGTTCATGACATAAATGTCTACGGGAGAAAAAAGATTATGAATTTTTACCAACAGCCATTTTTGTCAGTGTTTGCATGTATAATTTGATGAATGATTTGAGGTCAGGTCATTATTACAGAttataaccagaaaaatttttaGAGGTAAGTAATCTATTTTACAACATACGCAAGTGAATATATAAGGAAGATAATAATTGAGAAGCTTTccagaaaaagggcacatagcaaaaaatcacgtttgagaaaaatgtattcaaagtTTCCATCCTTATTCTATGGCCACTGACGGTGACTTAAGTTCGAAATtgggagtccaagctgcgatgtGAGTTATCATCGGTGACCGAAAAGTAATGATGGGAACTTAAGATGCTCTTTTCTCATACGTGATTTATTGCTGTGTGCCTTTTTTCcagaaagctcctcaattaatttttattgattggaaaaatttgaataaagtgattaaaattttcttttccggaattttcttcACGTCAAAATGTTGGAGAGAAACATGctaccacaaaaaaaaaaaattaaaataaatgtctCAGCTGCAGTGCTAGATTCTAACAGTAAAATCGATGTTAAAAAAGCTGATCTTCTCGTAGGACATGTGTTCTCGAACGCAAACACTCATGGATGTGATTATTGGATGTCTTCTTTCTTTGAAAACAAATATATCTTTTAATCATGCATTGATtatctaaaatataaaataacatTACAATTTCGTGAATATTTTATGGTGTTTATTAGTTAATTTTACGTCAAAGCCAAGCTTTCTATTTGTAAATATCTAATTTGGTCTATGGCACACTACACTTAACTTCTTAAATacagtgtttttgtttttttcatataTAATGGCAGCATATGTCCatcattttataaaatttgaatgcagcattaatttttgaattagTTGTACGTAAGCTAGTCCTTGAACTCCCCAGTGAGTTCCTTGAGTCCTTTCTGAGCTCTCCAGAGTAACAGTAATTCGATTTTACCCCCACACCTTTTTATTAATGTATCATTTTTACTATCTAACTTTTTAATCTTGCCCAGAAGTAACAGCTGAAGCATAAAAGTGTGCAAATCATACTGAGATTATGAATATTAAGATTTGTTAGATTCCTTGTAAGTTAAAACATGGAAGAAACAAGCTAATATCGGTGTTCAtgagtttcattttatttcttcatattttttaggGCTGTGCGGCTGACTGGTCCCTTTGTTACAATGATCTACAGTATGATTACTGGTGATATGTTTACGTTTGGAATTATCTACTCAATTCTTTTGTTTGGGTTCTCTCAGTCATTCTATTTCTTGTACAAAGGCTCGCCAAATGTGAAGCAAACTTTATTTCACTCTTATCCAACAACTTGGATGGCTCTCTTCCAAATTACTTTGGGTGACTATAATGTGAGTCTCAATGATGTCTATTTTTGTACTTTTGTGGAGTTAAATTGATAATTAGAATTTGAAATTGTAGTGTATATTCTGACCATCAATGATTTTCTCAGATTTGAAGGCTtatatttcaaagaattttgacTATTCCTGACCGAATTTTTTGTGGCATGTAGCGCACAATCTAGACTGctgtttgaaaaatgaaagtaaaaattggaGTCATAGATTTTGGAAAGTGGGAGCACAAAGTGAGAGTCAAATCATGTCCATCTTTTATAACTCGAATAGGTTTGAGGCaatcaagctgaaattttatgGCATGTAAGTCTTAGAAAAGACTCGGTCGGTATTGATTTGGAGCGCAATCAGCCCAACCGATTAAAAATAGCAAGTTTTGAAAGTTTGGGCGTGATCGGGGGAAGGGGGTTGTCTGAGTCATTCATTGAAAAACGGACACTACCTCTCAAATAATACACTCACTTTCTGCAAATTGGGatgtgatgaaaaattgaaagttattTATTTCACTACAAGAAATGTCAATAAAAGAAGCCCTCACTAtgattggacatatttatgctaaaaaaaactatgttgCAAGCAAAGTCTATATGTATATAGTTTCTTCTGGCATAAATAAGTTCATTTAGTAGAAAGACCAGGCTATGTATGCAACACTAGCGTGCTTTATCAATAATTTACCATGTAACCATAGCTAATCACAACCTGTGTTACCTGGTTGCAACTTTTTTCTCTAGAATTTTCTGTGGCAAGTCAGgatatctctctctctctctctctaacgTGAACatatttggtttttattttctgtGCAATTGTGTTGTattgatttttcttaatttttcagtatCCAGAGTTGGCTTTCACCGTGTATCCAACTCTGAGCAAGATAGTTTTCACTAGTTTCATGGTTCTGGTGCCGATCTTGCTGCTGAACATGTTGATCGCTATGATGGGTAACACCTACGCTCATGTCATAGAACGCAGTGAAAAGGAATGGATGAAGCAAGTAATTACAACTTATTCTTATCTCTTAGTATTGCTTCACTTTTAAGATTCAAGTACTCCAAGAAACTTAAATATGGGGATAGCCAGAGTATTACTTGCGGGAAGGAACAAGGCCTCTATTCTATTTTCTGAGAAGCTTGGAGAGgtctcttgaaaatatttctgaaaCAAATTATCCGTTTCTGATGCATTTAAAGTTCGACCCAATGCTATGCAAGTTCTGCACAGTTGCGATTCTATCAAGTCAGCAACGTTGGGTTTA
This window encodes:
- the iav gene encoding transient receptor potential cation channel subfamily V member 5, with the translated sequence MGGILCGGARSSVQTGSILDRVISQASNEDDCLLYRLANYKNGGELIDAYNIGGQVEVEKLIKEQFGVLMYNDGKGQIIKRAEYLRWKFRDQQQVTLPIEASLSPHDPLAKWEDHEACWQMQYRGSLGETLLHVLIICDTKTNTRLARTLLKCFPRLAQDIVEGEEYLGASALHLAIAYNNNELVQDLVEAGANVNQRAIGSFFLPKDQQRPRPAKHTDYEGLAYLGEFPLSWAACCANESVYNLLLDSGAHPDMQDTFGNMILHMVVVCDKLDMFGYALRHPKLPASNGITNTAGLTPLTLACKLGRAEVFREMLELSAREFWRYSNITCSAYPLNALDTLLPDGRTNWNSALFIILNGTKEEHLDMLDGGIIQRLLEEKWKTFARRQFLKRLAILFLHLLMLSMAVYLRPVDREQPLIGGDDWSDIARYGFEVGTIMGVLSYLVVQQGGEIKNQGLGSFLKQLMAEPAKAIFLVSNLLILACIPFRMAGDSQTEEAILILAVPGSWFLLMFFAGAVRLTGPFVTMIYSMITGDMFTFGIIYSILLFGFSQSFYFLYKGSPNVKQTLFHSYPTTWMALFQITLGDYNYPELAFTVYPTLSKIVFTSFMVLVPILLLNMLIAMMGNTYAHVIERSEKEWMKQWAKIVVALERAVPAADAHNYLQEYSIKLGPGDDPSTEQRGVMVIKSKSKTRAKQRKGAVSNWKRVGKVTINELRKRGMTGEQLNRIMWGRASISTPVRQPAMALLLEDSEEENAANNTGPFGGALTAALDVMAFTHDIDLNIGQTPVTVPGLGGVSVRTGGAEGLPPEQPFHDPFRQLVIEAENPHIDESELAALANAAAMSVVAPDDIPTPVVTPEPVSALPRLPSLHLEPSDSDGLGDGPLLGRGSRVRRVRSAHLKQQKASSTNGNGYSDRQRLFSSKNEDSSSNTSLDFDLTNPPSQLRLTPPPRPVTAEIVAVNPKKYIGGNSQERLRPKTAKVNRVAPTPDVPVRRGISANGIPESLPSPPDPLEPWSTRNIVNMNAILAWQQSDQDSL